Proteins co-encoded in one Salvia splendens isolate huo1 chromosome 4, SspV2, whole genome shotgun sequence genomic window:
- the LOC121800395 gene encoding uncharacterized protein LOC121800395 isoform X1 — translation MELGSYRNMHDNRASEPDRREASAPENPIPMEQPHPSLPAEVNMDVAITANEVMRAGGFGATYDSRIMLPAASDCTELMDHLRDVHGDEGYKDGDIKATDKVEDGVTPEAQEAVNMEASFFSDDVIRAGGFGATDNISSFLPVASDHTDFEGNLRDARGYEESEEKSSRPGLGWKSE, via the exons ATGGAGCTCGGCTCATATCGGAACATGCATG ATAACAGAGCATCTGAACCAGATCGACGAGAAGCCTCTGCCCCAGAGAATCCAATCCCGATGGAGCAACCTCATCCTTCTCTTCCTGCGGAAGTAAATATGGATGTTGCAATTACTGCCAATGAAGTTATGCGGGCTGGAGGCTTTGGTGCTACTTATGATAGCCGTATCATGCTTCCAGCTGCCAGCGATTGCACTGAACTTATGGACCATCTTCGTGATGTTCACGGAGATGAAGGGTACAAGGATGGCGACATTAAAGCCACTGACAAAGTTGAAGATGGCGTAACCCCTGAAGCTCAAGAGGCAGTAAATATGGAAGCTTCTTTCTTTTCTGATGATGTGATACGGGCTGGAGGTTTTGGAGCTACAGATAATATAAGCAGCTTTCTTCCTGTTGCAAGTGATCATACTGATTTTGAGGGAAATCTCCGTGATGCTCGAGGTTATGAAGAATCCGAAGAAAAGAGCAGCCGGCCTGGCCTTGGCTGGAAGAGCGAATGA
- the LOC121800394 gene encoding cytokinin dehydrogenase 1-like: MVFGECLTFIRQKTRALLILVFLHSFMINREYLCSNHPFATPQTIESIAHSSLAEMRFEGSISFENLEFAARDFGNRYHLMPSAVLHPKSVSDISSILRYVYDLGLSSELKVAARGHGHSLEGQAQAYRGVVISMESLRAPEMSFHCGEHPYVDVSAGELWINILHESLKRGLTPRSWTDYLRLTVGGTLSNAGISGQAFRHGPQINNVYQLQVVTGRGEVVTCSDEQNTDLFHAVLGGLGQFGIITQARIALEPAPKMVKWIRALYSDFSTFARDQEHLISSNNSFDYVEGFIIINRTGLLNNWRSSFSPKDPIRADQFNSDGKLLFCLEVAKYYNPRESDNIDQDIDPLLSELSYIRSTLYMSEVSYVNFLDRVHVSEVKLREEGLWEVPHPWLNLLVPRSRIHEFVAEVFGNIVKDTSGGPILIYPVNKARWKSGTSLITPDDDVFYLIAFLSSAMPSSAGKDGLEHILSQNKKILSFSQRPYLGIKQYLPHYSTEEEWEAHFGPHWEVFYRRKLSYDPLAILAPGQRIFRRGIAYALQ; encoded by the exons ATGGTTTTTGGAGAGTGCCTCACCTTCATAAGACAGAAAACCAGAGCACTTCTTATATTAGTTTTCTTGCATAGCTTCATGATCAATAGAGAGTATCTTTGTTCTAATCACCCTTTTGCCACCCCTCAAACCATTGAATCTATTGCTCATTCGTCCCTGGCCGAGATGAGGTTTGAGGGGAGCATATCTTTTGAGAACCTGGAATTTGCAGCAAGGGATTTCGGAAACAGATACCATCTCATGCCATCTGCGGTCTTGCACCCGAAATCAGTTTCTGACATTTCGTCTATCCTGAGATATGTCTATGACTTGGGCCTGAGTTCAGAGCTCAAGGTTGCAGCACGGGGCCATGGCCATTCGCTGGAAGGCCAGGCGCAGGCATATCGGGGAGTAGTGATCAGCATGGAGTCCCTCCGTGCCCCGGAGATGAGCTTCCATTGCGGAGAACACCCCTATGTCGACGTTTCTGCTGGGGAGCTGTGGATAAATATCCTGCATGAGAGCCTCAAACGAGGTCTGACACCAAGATCGTGGACAGACTATCTCCGTCTCACCGTTGGTGGCACCTTGTCAAATGCTGGAATAAGTGGCCAGGCTTTCCGACACGGGCCACAGATTAACAATGTCTACCAACTCCAAGTTGTCACAG GTAGAGGAGAAGTTGTGACATGTTCGGACGAGCAAAACACTGATCTCTTCCACGCCGTGCTAGGCGGTTTAGGACAGTTCGGCATTATTACCCAAGCAAGAATCGCCCTAGAGCCTGCGCCGAAAATG GTTAAATGGATCAGAGCACTATATTCAGATTTCTCAACATTCGCCCGTGACCAGGAGCATCTGATATCTTCGAATAATTCCTTTGACTATGTAGAAGGATTCATCATCATAAATAGAACTGGCTTGTTAAACAACTGGAGATCATCTTTCAGTCCCAAGGATCCAATTCGAGCAGACCAGTTCAACTCCGACGGGAAGCTTCTGTTTTGCCTGGAAGTAGCCAAGTACTACAATCCTCGAGAGTCGGACAACATAGATCAG GATATCGACCCTCTCTTGTCAGAACTGAGCTACATACGATCCACTCTCTACATGTCAGAGGTTTCCTATGTCAATTTCCTCGACAGAGTACACGTGTCTGAAGTAAAACTCCGGGAGGAAGGCCTCTGGGAGGTGCCACACCCATGGCTGAACCTTCTTGTTCCTCGAAGCCGAATTCATGAGTTCGTCGCAGAAGTTTTTGGTAACATAGTAAAAGACACGAGCGGTGGCCCCATCCTCATCTACCCCGTCAACAAAGCAAG GTGGAAATCTGGAACGTCCTTGATCACACCCGATGATGACGTCTTCTACCTGATCGCTTTCCTATCATCAGCAATGCCGTCATCGGCAGGAAAGGACGGCCTCGAGCATATTTTATCACAAAACAAGAAAATACTGAGTTTCAGCCAGAGACCTTATCTTGGGATCAAACAGTACCTGCCCCATTACAGCACTGAAGAGGAGTGGGAAGCTCATTTCGGCCCCCACTGGGAAGTTTTCTACAGGAGAAAATTGAGCTACGACCCTCTGGCAATCTTAGCTCCAGGACAGAGGATATTCCGAAGAGGAATAGCTTATGCACTACAGTGA
- the LOC121798765 gene encoding dnaJ homolog subfamily C member 7-like isoform X1: MSLSRMREAIADCTKASELDPDFIKVILRAGNCYLVLGEVEDAIQCYRKCLGAENSICLDRRFTIEAASSLQKAEKVAECMHQSAILLQEGTDDAAGKALGSIEEALSTCRYSERLLQMKGEAMYILRMYDVVIQLCEQTLDIAMKNFRADLLDNQGDSSHVKLWRWHLQSKSHYRQGRLDAALELIEKQEKVPINSMCGDVSGKSSIALATNIRELLSLKKSGNEAFNSGRYTEAIDNYTIAISKSFESRGFMAVCFCNRAAAYQSLSQIVDAISDCSVAIALDEDYAKAISRRATLHEMIRDYKQALNDSQRLVLLLETQSKSKTQSRSSGSSGVRDLRKARRRLATVEEKAKKDLPLDFYLILGINASDAESEIKKAYRKAALRHHPDKAGQVFARNDAGDDGKLWKECGEKIHNDADRLFKIIGEAYAVLSDSSKRSKYDIDEEIRNNYRDSNRNGSYDEEIRNNNRDSNRNGSCGHPSTSYSSPNYNRSWSGRSSTYSTSYGGGRSSSRRNWYEAYPKTYSYSHSQW, translated from the exons ATGTCACTTTCAAGGATGAGGGAAGCCATAGCAGATTGTACAAAAGCATCTGAGCTAGACCCAGACTTTATTAAAGTTATATTAAGAGCTGGAAA TTGCTATTTGGTATTGGGAGAAGTTGAAGATGCCATCCAGTGTTACAGAAAATGCTTAGGAGCTGAGAACAGCATTTGCTTGGATAGGAGATTTACAATTGAAGCTGCTAGTAGCCTGCAAAAGGCAGAG AAAGTAGCCGAATGCATGCATCAATCTGCCATACTCTTGCAAGAAGGAACTGATGATGCGGCAGGCAAGGCTCTTGGCAGCATTGAGGAGGCCTTGTCTACATGCCGTTATTCTGAGAGGTTGCTTCAGATGAAAGGAGAGGCTATGTACATT TTACGGATGTATGACGTAGTGATCCAACTTTGTGAGCAAACTCTTGATATTGCCATGAAGAATTTTCGTGCTGATCTTTTGGATAATCAAGGCGATAGTTCTCATGTGAAATTGTGGAGGTGGCACCTGCAGAGTAAGTCCCATTATCGTCAGGGAAGGCTTGATGCGGCTCTTGAGTTGATTGAAAAACAAGAGAAAGTGCCAATAAACTCAAT GTGTGGAGATGTATCTGGGAAATCCTCCATTGCTTTAGCCACCAATATTCGAGAACTCTTATCCTTAAAA AAATCAGGAAATGAAGCCTTCAACTCTGGAAGGTATACAGAAGCTATAGATAATTATACCATTGCCATATCAAAAAGTTTTGAATCACGAGGTTTTATGGCTGTCTGCTTCTGCAATCGTGCGGCTGCATACCAATCCCTTAGCCAAATAGTTGATGCCATTTCAGATTGTAGTGTAGCTATAGCCCTGGACGAGGACTACGCAAAG GCAATTTCAAGGAGAGCTACTTTGCATGAAATGATTAGGGATTATAAACAAGCATTAAATGATAGTCAGAGGTTGGTCTTGCTTCTTGAAACTCAATCTAAAAGCAAGACTCAGAGCAGATCAAGCGGAAGCAGTGGTGTTAGGGATTTAAGAAAGGCCCGCCGTCGTCTTGCTACTGTTGAAGAAAAAGCTAAAAAGGATCTTCCTTTGGATTTTTACCTTATTTT GGGAATCAATGCATCCGATGCCGAATCCGAGATTAAGAAGGCCTACCGGAAGGCTGCTCTCAGGCATCATCCGGACAAG GCTGGTCAGGTCTTCGCAAGGAACGATGCTGGGGATGATGGAAAATTATGGAAAGAATGCGGCGAAAAAATTCACAACGATGCTGACAGACTGTTTAAGATCATTGGGGAGGCATATGCTGTACTCTCAGATTCTTCCAAG AGGTCCAAGTATGATATAGATGAGGAGATAAGGAACAATTACAGAGACAGCAACAGAAATGGTAGCTATGATGAAGAGATAAGGAACAACAACAGAGACAGCAACAGAAATGGTAGCTGTGGACATCCATCGACATCTTACAGTTCTCCAAATTATAACAGAAGTTGGTCGGGCAGATCCAGTACTTACAGCACATCATATGGAGGAGGAAGAAGCAGCAGCAGACGGAACTGGTATGAAGCATACCCCAAAACTTACAGTTACTCGCATTCACAATGGTAG
- the LOC121800395 gene encoding uncharacterized protein LOC121800395 isoform X2 produces MELGSYRNMHDRREASAPENPIPMEQPHPSLPAEVNMDVAITANEVMRAGGFGATYDSRIMLPAASDCTELMDHLRDVHGDEGYKDGDIKATDKVEDGVTPEAQEAVNMEASFFSDDVIRAGGFGATDNISSFLPVASDHTDFEGNLRDARGYEESEEKSSRPGLGWKSE; encoded by the exons ATGGAGCTCGGCTCATATCGGAACATGCATG ATCGACGAGAAGCCTCTGCCCCAGAGAATCCAATCCCGATGGAGCAACCTCATCCTTCTCTTCCTGCGGAAGTAAATATGGATGTTGCAATTACTGCCAATGAAGTTATGCGGGCTGGAGGCTTTGGTGCTACTTATGATAGCCGTATCATGCTTCCAGCTGCCAGCGATTGCACTGAACTTATGGACCATCTTCGTGATGTTCACGGAGATGAAGGGTACAAGGATGGCGACATTAAAGCCACTGACAAAGTTGAAGATGGCGTAACCCCTGAAGCTCAAGAGGCAGTAAATATGGAAGCTTCTTTCTTTTCTGATGATGTGATACGGGCTGGAGGTTTTGGAGCTACAGATAATATAAGCAGCTTTCTTCCTGTTGCAAGTGATCATACTGATTTTGAGGGAAATCTCCGTGATGCTCGAGGTTATGAAGAATCCGAAGAAAAGAGCAGCCGGCCTGGCCTTGGCTGGAAGAGCGAATGA
- the LOC121801346 gene encoding eukaryotic translation initiation factor 3 subunit E-like, with the protein MASKYDLTPRIAPNLDRHLVFPLLEFLQERGLYPEEDILKAKIELLNHTNMVDYAMDIHKSLYHSDDVPQDMIDRRAEVVGRLKALEDGAAPLIGFLQNPNAVQELRADKQYNLQMLNDRYQIGPEQIDALYDYAKFQFECGNYSGAADYLYQYRALCTNSDKSLSALWGKLAAEVLMQNWDIALEELNRLKEIIDSKNFSSPLNQVQSRIWLMHWSLFIFFNHDNGRTQIIDLFNQDKYLNAIQTNAPHLLRYLATAFIVNKRRRPQFKEFIKVIQQEQYSHEDPITEFLACIYVNYDFDGAQKKMKECEEVILNDPFLGKRIEEGNFTTVPLRDEFLENARLFIFETYCRIHQRINMGVLADKLNLNYEEAERWIVNLIRTSKLEAKIDSNLGTIIMEPSYTNVYEQLIDHTKALSTRTYKIVHQLLENAPGQTAR; encoded by the exons ATGGCGTCGAAGTATGACCTGACGCCGCGGATTGCGCCTAATCTGGACAGGCATCTGGTGTTTCCATTGCTCGAGTTCTTGCAGGAGAGAGGGTTGTATCCTGAGGAAGATATTTTGAAGGCGAAGATTGAGCTGCTCAACCACACTAATATGGTTGATTACGCCATGGATATTCACAAATCCCTCTACCACTCGGACGATGTTCCCCAGG ACATGATTGATAGGAGAGCTGAGGTGGTGGGCAGGCTGAAGGCTTTGGAGGATGGGGCTGCTCCTTTGATTGGCTTTCTGCAGAATCCAAATGCAGTTCAGGAATTAAGGGCTGACAAACAGTACAATCTCCAGATGCTTAATGACCGCTATCAG ATTGGTCCAGAGCAGATTGATGCATTGTATGACTATGCCAAGTTCCAATTTGAATGTGGAAACTACTCCGGTGCTGCTGATTATCTGTATCAGTACAGAGCCTTGTGCACCAACAGTGACAAGAGTTTGAGTGCATTGTGGGGAAAATTGGCAGCAGAGGTTCTGATGCAAAATTGGGATATTGCACTGGAGGAGCTTAACCGTTTGAAGGAAATCATTGACTCTAAG AATTTCTCTTCCCCACTGAATCAAGTCCAAAGTAGAATATGGTTAATGCATTGGAGTctattcatcttcttcaaccatGATAATGGAAGAACACagattattgatttgtttaatcAAGACAA GTATCTTAATGCCATTCAAACAAATGCTCCACACCTTTTACGGTACCTGGCCACTGCCTTCATTGTGAACAAAAGGAGAAGGCCACAATTTAAGGAATTTATAAAGGTTATCCAGCAAGAGCAGTACTCTCACGAAGATCCCATTACAGAGTTCCTTGCTTGCATCTATGTCAACTATGACTTTGATGGAGCTCAGAAGAAGATGAAAGAGTGTGAAGAA GTTATATTGAATGACCCATTTCTTGGAAAAAGAATTGAAGAGGGAAATTTTACAACTGTGCCCCTGAGAGATGAATTTCTAGAAAATGCTCGCCTTTTCATCTTTGAGACGTACTGCCGCATTCATCAGCGCATCAATATGGG AGTGCTCGCCGATAAGCTGAATTTGAATTATGAGGAGGCTGAAAGATGGATAGTTAATCTTATTAGGACTTCAAAGCTAGAGGCTAAGATTGATTCAAATCTGGGAACCATTATAATGGAACCCAGTTATACCAATGT GTATGAGCAGCTCATTGACCACACTAAAGCTCTCTCAACCCGTACTTATAAAATAGTTCACCAGCTTCTGGAAAATGCTCCTGGACAGACAGCACGGTAG
- the LOC121798765 gene encoding dnaJ homolog subfamily C member 7-like isoform X2 → MSLSRMREAIADCTKASELDPDFIKVILRAGNCYLVLGEVEDAIQCYRKCLGAENSICLDRRFTIEAASSLQKAEKVAECMHQSAILLQEGTDDAAGKALGSIEEALSTCRYSERLLQMKGEAMYILRMYDVVIQLCEQTLDIAMKNFRADLLDNQGDSSHVKLWRWHLQSKSHYRQGRLDAALELIEKQEKVPINSMCGDVSGKSSIALATNIRELLSLKKSGNEAFNSGRYTEAIDNYTIAISKSFESRGFMAVCFCNRAAAYQSLSQIVDAISDCSVAIALDEDYAKAISRRATLHEMIRDYKQALNDSQRLVLLLETQSKSKTQSRSSGSSGVRDLRKARRRLATVEEKAKKDLPLDFYLILGINASDAESEIKKAYRKAALRHHPDKVFARNDAGDDGKLWKECGEKIHNDADRLFKIIGEAYAVLSDSSKRSKYDIDEEIRNNYRDSNRNGSYDEEIRNNNRDSNRNGSCGHPSTSYSSPNYNRSWSGRSSTYSTSYGGGRSSSRRNWYEAYPKTYSYSHSQW, encoded by the exons ATGTCACTTTCAAGGATGAGGGAAGCCATAGCAGATTGTACAAAAGCATCTGAGCTAGACCCAGACTTTATTAAAGTTATATTAAGAGCTGGAAA TTGCTATTTGGTATTGGGAGAAGTTGAAGATGCCATCCAGTGTTACAGAAAATGCTTAGGAGCTGAGAACAGCATTTGCTTGGATAGGAGATTTACAATTGAAGCTGCTAGTAGCCTGCAAAAGGCAGAG AAAGTAGCCGAATGCATGCATCAATCTGCCATACTCTTGCAAGAAGGAACTGATGATGCGGCAGGCAAGGCTCTTGGCAGCATTGAGGAGGCCTTGTCTACATGCCGTTATTCTGAGAGGTTGCTTCAGATGAAAGGAGAGGCTATGTACATT TTACGGATGTATGACGTAGTGATCCAACTTTGTGAGCAAACTCTTGATATTGCCATGAAGAATTTTCGTGCTGATCTTTTGGATAATCAAGGCGATAGTTCTCATGTGAAATTGTGGAGGTGGCACCTGCAGAGTAAGTCCCATTATCGTCAGGGAAGGCTTGATGCGGCTCTTGAGTTGATTGAAAAACAAGAGAAAGTGCCAATAAACTCAAT GTGTGGAGATGTATCTGGGAAATCCTCCATTGCTTTAGCCACCAATATTCGAGAACTCTTATCCTTAAAA AAATCAGGAAATGAAGCCTTCAACTCTGGAAGGTATACAGAAGCTATAGATAATTATACCATTGCCATATCAAAAAGTTTTGAATCACGAGGTTTTATGGCTGTCTGCTTCTGCAATCGTGCGGCTGCATACCAATCCCTTAGCCAAATAGTTGATGCCATTTCAGATTGTAGTGTAGCTATAGCCCTGGACGAGGACTACGCAAAG GCAATTTCAAGGAGAGCTACTTTGCATGAAATGATTAGGGATTATAAACAAGCATTAAATGATAGTCAGAGGTTGGTCTTGCTTCTTGAAACTCAATCTAAAAGCAAGACTCAGAGCAGATCAAGCGGAAGCAGTGGTGTTAGGGATTTAAGAAAGGCCCGCCGTCGTCTTGCTACTGTTGAAGAAAAAGCTAAAAAGGATCTTCCTTTGGATTTTTACCTTATTTT GGGAATCAATGCATCCGATGCCGAATCCGAGATTAAGAAGGCCTACCGGAAGGCTGCTCTCAGGCATCATCCGGACAAG GTCTTCGCAAGGAACGATGCTGGGGATGATGGAAAATTATGGAAAGAATGCGGCGAAAAAATTCACAACGATGCTGACAGACTGTTTAAGATCATTGGGGAGGCATATGCTGTACTCTCAGATTCTTCCAAG AGGTCCAAGTATGATATAGATGAGGAGATAAGGAACAATTACAGAGACAGCAACAGAAATGGTAGCTATGATGAAGAGATAAGGAACAACAACAGAGACAGCAACAGAAATGGTAGCTGTGGACATCCATCGACATCTTACAGTTCTCCAAATTATAACAGAAGTTGGTCGGGCAGATCCAGTACTTACAGCACATCATATGGAGGAGGAAGAAGCAGCAGCAGACGGAACTGGTATGAAGCATACCCCAAAACTTACAGTTACTCGCATTCACAATGGTAG